A single Microbacterium protaetiae DNA region contains:
- a CDS encoding sugar-transfer associated ATP-grasp domain-containing protein, with protein MGQLAVRLRYLAGRARRLSPANLREFTEQVRRVSKAPTPVIIADMMWCAFRYDMGFRDYAVWDIRLLNRRERKTWMTHPKSYRITKLRNSPDARDLVEDKPRFYRDFADDIRREWIDLRTAALPEVEDFLARHEHVIAKPDQGFGGAGIDRIDTAGITEVAAWRAGQIERDQTLLEEVLVQHPDLAALYPDSVNTLRLVTYLDAAGTFHVIAGVLRIGNGGVIDNFAGGGMFTMLDDHGVALYAAVDKQSHVFERHPITGVQIAGFAVPMYRDAVAMVERLSRRLPQIPYLGWDVAITPAGPAVIEANHNSSVFQMKPTVSGVRTGLLPRYRAATGLDL; from the coding sequence ATGGGTCAACTCGCCGTCCGGCTGCGCTATCTGGCCGGCCGTGCCCGACGTCTCAGCCCCGCGAATCTGAGGGAGTTCACCGAGCAGGTGCGGCGCGTGTCGAAGGCGCCGACCCCGGTGATCATTGCCGACATGATGTGGTGTGCGTTCCGCTATGACATGGGCTTTCGCGACTATGCGGTCTGGGACATCCGTCTGCTGAACCGTCGCGAGCGCAAGACCTGGATGACGCATCCCAAGTCGTACCGCATCACGAAACTGCGCAACAGTCCCGATGCCCGCGACCTCGTCGAAGACAAGCCTCGGTTCTACCGCGACTTCGCCGACGACATCCGTCGCGAATGGATCGATCTGCGCACCGCCGCCCTGCCCGAGGTCGAAGACTTTCTCGCGCGGCACGAGCACGTGATCGCCAAGCCCGACCAGGGCTTCGGCGGCGCCGGCATCGATCGCATCGACACGGCCGGCATCACCGAAGTCGCCGCATGGCGTGCCGGCCAGATCGAGCGCGATCAGACCCTCCTCGAAGAGGTGCTGGTGCAGCATCCCGATCTGGCCGCCCTCTACCCTGACAGCGTCAACACGCTGCGCCTGGTCACTTATCTCGATGCGGCGGGCACCTTCCACGTCATCGCCGGCGTGCTGCGCATCGGCAACGGCGGGGTCATCGACAACTTCGCCGGCGGCGGCATGTTCACGATGCTCGACGATCACGGCGTCGCCCTTTACGCCGCGGTCGACAAACAGAGCCACGTCTTCGAGCGGCACCCGATCACCGGCGTACAGATCGCCGGTTTCGCGGTGCCGATGTACCGCGACGCAGTGGCAATGGTCGAGCGACTCTCGCGGCGGCTGCCGCAGATCCCCTACCTGGGGTGGGACGTTGCCATCACGCCCGCAGGCCCCGCCGTCATCGAGGCGAACCACAACTCCAGCGTGTTCCAGATGAAGCCGACCGTCTCGGGGGTGCGCACCGGGCTGCTGCCCCGCTACCGCGCGGCGACCGGCCTCGACCTGTGA
- a CDS encoding coenzyme F420-0:L-glutamate ligase has product MSAEANQGKALTVSLDGTEFARIPIRTRVVLPGDDLDAFIREYAAEQVRAGDILFVTEKIVAITQGRSFPVKDITARRLAVFLSGHVVKTPYGIGLGIPETMEMALRECGTPRILFAAAVAAVTKTFGRKGDFYRIAGDKARAIDGPTKHTIPPYNEAVVLAPERPREVAAHLRQLLGGVCDVAVVDINDLGGNILGSTLDHAGEQRLVAILKDNPLGQGHESTPLGIVRPA; this is encoded by the coding sequence ATGAGCGCGGAGGCGAACCAGGGCAAGGCCCTCACCGTCTCGCTGGATGGCACCGAGTTCGCCCGCATCCCGATCCGAACCCGGGTGGTCCTGCCCGGCGATGACCTGGATGCCTTCATCCGCGAGTACGCCGCCGAGCAGGTGCGTGCCGGCGACATCCTCTTCGTCACCGAGAAGATCGTGGCCATCACGCAAGGGCGCTCTTTCCCGGTGAAAGACATCACCGCGCGCAGACTCGCCGTGTTCTTGTCGGGTCATGTGGTCAAGACGCCGTACGGAATCGGCCTGGGCATTCCCGAGACGATGGAGATGGCGTTGCGCGAGTGCGGGACGCCGCGCATCCTGTTCGCCGCCGCGGTGGCCGCGGTCACCAAGACGTTCGGGCGCAAGGGCGACTTCTACCGCATCGCCGGCGACAAGGCGCGCGCGATCGACGGGCCGACCAAGCACACCATCCCGCCTTACAACGAGGCGGTTGTGCTGGCCCCCGAGCGTCCGCGCGAGGTGGCCGCGCACCTGCGGCAGCTGTTGGGCGGGGTGTGCGATGTGGCTGTGGTCGACATCAACGACCTGGGTGGCAACATCCTCGGGTCCACCCTCGACCATGCCGGTGAGCAGCGCCTGGTGGCCATCCTCAAAGACAACCCGCTCGGGCAGGGTCACGAGTCCACGCCGCTGGGGATCGTCAGGCCCGCCTGA
- a CDS encoding DNA gyrase/topoisomerase IV subunit B, translated as MTAEYSAHHLQVLEGLEAVRKRPGMYIGSTDSRGLMHCLWEIIDNSVDEALGGYGSRIDILLRDDGSVEVQDRARGIPVDIEPRTGLSGVEVVFTKLHAGGKFGSGSYTASGGLHGVGASVVNALSERLDVEVDRDGKTWAMSFHRGEPGEFAGDGPDAPFTPFATASKLRVAGKVAKGVTGTRIRYWADRQIFTKDARFGLTELEQRVRQTAFLVPGLELVIRDERAEEPVESSYHYEGGISEFAEFLALDAPVTDTWRLTGTGTFTETVPVLQPSGALVPTELERECAVDVALRWGTGYDTVFRSFVNIIATPKGGTHQQGFEQGLVKAVRTQVEQNARRLKVGNDKLEKDDILAGLTAVLTVRLPEPQFEGQTKEVLGTPAVRQIVSNVVNKQLHARLTSTKRDDKSQASQVLDKVVAEMKARISARAHKETQRRKNALESSSLPVKLVDCRSNDVTESELFIVEGDSALGTAKLARDSEHQALLPIRGKILNVQKASISDMLSNAECAAIIQSVGAGSGRTFDLSGARYGKVIMMSDADVDGAHIRTLLLTLFFRYMRPLIEDGRVFAAVPPLHRVVVINPGSKPNETIYTYSEQELHALLAKLTKSGKRWQEPVQRYKGLGEMDAEQLATTTMDRSARTLRRVRIEDAEGAARVFEMLMGSDVAPRREFIVESSDDLARERIDA; from the coding sequence GTGACCGCTGAGTACTCTGCCCATCATCTTCAGGTGCTCGAGGGCCTGGAGGCGGTTCGCAAGCGTCCGGGCATGTACATCGGGTCCACGGATTCCCGCGGCCTGATGCATTGCCTGTGGGAGATCATCGACAACTCCGTCGACGAGGCGCTGGGCGGATACGGGTCGCGCATCGACATCCTGCTGCGCGATGACGGCAGCGTTGAAGTGCAGGACCGCGCCCGCGGCATCCCGGTGGACATCGAGCCACGCACCGGACTGTCGGGGGTCGAGGTCGTGTTCACCAAGCTGCACGCCGGTGGCAAGTTCGGAAGCGGCTCTTACACGGCCTCGGGCGGCCTGCACGGCGTGGGCGCATCGGTCGTGAACGCGCTTTCGGAGCGGCTCGATGTGGAGGTCGACCGCGACGGCAAGACCTGGGCCATGTCGTTCCACCGCGGAGAGCCGGGAGAGTTCGCCGGAGACGGACCCGACGCGCCGTTCACGCCGTTCGCCACGGCGAGCAAGCTGCGTGTGGCCGGAAAGGTCGCCAAGGGCGTCACGGGCACCCGCATCCGCTACTGGGCGGATCGGCAGATCTTCACGAAGGACGCCCGCTTCGGGCTCACCGAGCTCGAGCAGCGCGTGCGGCAGACGGCGTTCCTGGTCCCCGGCCTCGAGCTGGTCATCCGCGACGAGCGCGCGGAGGAACCGGTGGAGTCCTCGTACCACTACGAGGGTGGCATCTCGGAGTTCGCGGAGTTCCTCGCCCTCGACGCGCCGGTGACCGATACCTGGCGACTGACCGGTACGGGCACCTTCACCGAGACGGTGCCGGTGCTGCAGCCTTCGGGGGCACTCGTTCCCACCGAGCTCGAGCGCGAGTGCGCGGTCGATGTCGCGCTGCGCTGGGGCACCGGATACGACACCGTGTTCCGTTCGTTCGTGAACATCATCGCCACGCCCAAGGGCGGCACGCATCAGCAGGGATTCGAGCAGGGCCTGGTCAAGGCGGTGCGCACCCAGGTCGAGCAGAACGCGCGGCGCCTGAAGGTCGGCAACGACAAGCTGGAGAAGGACGACATTCTCGCCGGGCTCACCGCGGTGCTCACCGTGCGACTGCCCGAGCCGCAGTTCGAGGGGCAGACCAAAGAGGTGCTGGGCACCCCGGCAGTGCGCCAGATAGTGTCCAACGTGGTCAACAAGCAGCTGCATGCGCGGCTGACCTCGACCAAGCGCGACGACAAGTCCCAGGCCTCCCAGGTGCTGGACAAGGTGGTCGCCGAGATGAAGGCGCGCATCTCGGCGCGCGCCCACAAAGAGACGCAGCGGCGCAAGAACGCCCTGGAGTCGTCGTCGCTGCCGGTCAAGCTCGTGGACTGCCGTTCGAACGACGTCACGGAGTCGGAGCTGTTCATCGTTGAGGGCGACTCGGCGCTGGGCACCGCCAAGCTCGCGCGCGACAGCGAGCACCAGGCGCTGCTGCCCATCCGCGGCAAGATCCTCAACGTGCAGAAGGCGTCGATCAGCGACATGCTCTCCAACGCCGAGTGCGCAGCGATCATCCAATCGGTCGGAGCCGGCTCGGGCCGCACCTTCGATCTGAGCGGCGCGCGCTACGGCAAGGTCATCATGATGAGCGACGCCGATGTCGACGGCGCGCACATTCGCACACTGCTGCTGACCCTCTTCTTCCGCTACATGCGACCGCTCATCGAAGACGGCCGGGTGTTCGCGGCCGTCCCCCCGCTGCACCGGGTCGTGGTGATCAATCCCGGATCCAAGCCCAATGAGACGATCTACACCTACTCCGAACAGGAACTGCATGCGCTGCTGGCGAAGCTGACCAAATCGGGCAAGCGGTGGCAGGAGCCGGTGCAGCGCTACAAGGGTCTGGGCGAAATGGACGCCGAGCAGTTGGCGACCACGACCATGGACCGCTCAGCGCGCACGCTGCGTCGCGTGCGGATCGAAGACGCCGAGGGTGCGGCGCGGGTGTTCGAGATGCTCATGGGCAGTGACGTGGCGCCACGCCGTGAGTTCATCGTCGAATCCAGCGACGACCTGGCCCGCGAGCGCATCGACGCGTAG
- a CDS encoding DNA gyrase/topoisomerase IV subunit A: MPAKTPTPSSPSHERIEDVDVSAEMQGSYLEYAYSVIYSRALPDARDGLKPVQRRILFQMAEMGLRPDRGHVKSARVVGEVMGKLHPHGDSAIYDALVRLAQPFTLRVPLVDGHGNFGSLDDGPAAARYTEARLAPPALAMTESLDEDVVDFIPNYDGQFQQPAVLPAAFPNLLVNGASGIAVGMATNMAPHNLIEVVAAATHLLEHPEATVDELMEFVPGPDLPGGGIITGVDGIKDAYRTGRGAFRTRAKVSVEQLGPRKTGLVVTELPYLVGPERVIEKIKDAVQAKKLTGISDVADLTDRKNGLRLVITVKTGFDPHAVLEHLYRLTPLEDSFSMNNVALVDGQPQTLGLRELLQVYLDHRLKVVTRRSEYRLARRRERLHLVEGLLIAILDIDEVIQVIRASDDSEQARTRLRAVFDLSEPQAEYILELRLRRLTKFSRIELEAERDQLKTEIAALVELLGSEVLLRQQVARELDAAADAYGTPRRTLLLNGGPVQPRSGRAAPALEIADTPCRVFLSATGRMVRADLNPDAPDGGILTPARRSKHDAIRSRVDTTSRGDLGAVTNTGRLVRLTPVDLPSVPGNSVQLGAGTRVDQYLALAKGEHVVALVPLTAEPVIALGTAQGVVKRVAATELSNKPEVEIIALKPGDAVVGAAPAADDAELVFVTSDAQLLHFAASAVRAQGRSAGGMAGMRVSAGERALSFDVLPADAVDAVVVTIAGSTQVLAGADAGTGKVSSFSEFPAKGRGTGGVRAQRFLKGEDALTLAWVGVDPRAVGTDGAVRQLPQDRAKRDASGVPLDGVIGALGTAVR, from the coding sequence ATGCCTGCCAAGACCCCTACGCCATCGAGCCCGAGCCACGAGCGCATCGAAGACGTCGACGTCTCGGCTGAGATGCAAGGGTCGTACCTCGAGTACGCGTATTCGGTCATCTACTCCCGCGCACTGCCCGACGCCCGCGACGGGCTCAAGCCGGTGCAGCGGCGCATCCTGTTCCAGATGGCCGAGATGGGCCTGCGCCCCGACCGCGGGCACGTCAAGAGCGCGCGCGTCGTCGGCGAGGTGATGGGAAAGCTCCACCCACACGGCGACTCGGCCATCTACGACGCCCTCGTGCGCCTTGCTCAGCCGTTCACGCTGCGCGTGCCGCTGGTCGACGGGCACGGCAACTTCGGCTCGCTCGACGACGGCCCCGCGGCGGCCCGCTACACCGAGGCACGCCTGGCTCCCCCGGCTCTGGCCATGACCGAGAGTCTTGACGAAGACGTCGTCGACTTCATCCCGAACTACGACGGACAATTCCAGCAGCCCGCCGTGCTGCCGGCGGCGTTCCCGAACCTGCTCGTCAACGGGGCGTCGGGCATCGCGGTCGGCATGGCCACGAACATGGCCCCGCACAATCTGATCGAGGTCGTCGCCGCCGCCACCCATCTGCTCGAGCATCCCGAGGCCACCGTCGATGAGCTGATGGAGTTCGTTCCCGGCCCCGATCTGCCCGGCGGGGGCATCATCACCGGCGTCGACGGTATCAAGGACGCCTACCGCACCGGACGCGGCGCGTTCCGCACCCGGGCCAAGGTGTCGGTTGAGCAGCTCGGGCCGCGAAAGACCGGCCTGGTCGTCACCGAGCTCCCCTATCTCGTCGGCCCCGAGCGGGTGATCGAGAAGATCAAAGACGCCGTGCAGGCCAAGAAGCTCACCGGCATCTCAGACGTCGCCGACCTCACCGACCGCAAGAACGGCCTGCGCCTGGTCATCACGGTCAAGACCGGCTTCGATCCGCACGCCGTTCTCGAGCACCTGTACCGGCTGACTCCGCTCGAGGACTCGTTCTCGATGAACAACGTCGCCCTGGTCGACGGACAGCCGCAGACCCTCGGTCTGCGCGAGCTGCTGCAGGTCTACCTCGATCATCGGCTGAAGGTCGTCACACGCCGCAGCGAGTACCGCCTGGCACGGCGGCGCGAGCGGCTGCACCTGGTCGAGGGCCTGCTGATAGCGATCCTCGACATCGACGAGGTCATCCAGGTGATCCGGGCCTCAGATGACAGCGAGCAGGCACGCACCCGTCTGCGCGCGGTGTTCGATCTCTCCGAGCCGCAGGCCGAGTACATCCTCGAGCTGCGGCTGCGACGGCTCACCAAGTTCTCACGCATCGAGCTGGAAGCCGAACGCGACCAGCTGAAGACCGAGATCGCCGCGCTCGTCGAGCTGCTCGGATCCGAGGTGCTGCTGCGACAGCAGGTGGCCCGCGAGCTGGATGCCGCAGCCGACGCCTATGGCACGCCCCGACGCACCCTGCTGCTCAACGGCGGCCCGGTGCAGCCGCGCAGTGGCCGCGCCGCGCCCGCACTCGAGATCGCCGACACCCCCTGCCGCGTGTTCCTCTCGGCCACCGGTCGGATGGTGCGTGCCGATCTGAATCCCGACGCCCCGGATGGCGGCATCCTCACGCCTGCCCGCCGGTCGAAGCACGACGCCATCCGCTCCCGCGTCGACACGACCTCGCGGGGTGACCTCGGCGCCGTCACCAACACCGGACGACTGGTGCGCCTCACACCGGTCGATCTTCCTTCGGTGCCCGGCAACTCCGTGCAGCTGGGCGCGGGCACCCGTGTCGACCAGTATCTGGCGCTTGCCAAGGGGGAACACGTGGTGGCCCTGGTTCCGCTGACCGCCGAGCCGGTGATAGCGCTGGGCACCGCCCAGGGCGTCGTCAAGCGCGTTGCCGCCACCGAGCTGTCGAACAAGCCCGAGGTCGAGATCATCGCACTCAAGCCCGGCGATGCCGTCGTGGGCGCGGCCCCTGCAGCCGACGACGCCGAGCTCGTCTTCGTCACCTCCGATGCCCAGCTGCTGCATTTCGCCGCGTCTGCCGTGCGCGCCCAGGGCCGTTCGGCAGGCGGAATGGCGGGCATGCGGGTTTCAGCGGGAGAACGTGCCCTCTCCTTCGACGTGCTGCCGGCTGATGCCGTCGACGCGGTCGTGGTCACCATCGCCGGGTCCACCCAGGTCCTGGCGGGGGCGGATGCTGGAACGGGAAAGGTCTCGTCGTTCTCAGAGTTCCCCGCCAAGGGGCGAGGCACCGGCGGTGTGCGCGCTCAGCGCTTTCTCAAGGGCGAAGACGCCCTCACCCTCGCCTGGGTGGGTGTTGACCCGCGGGCGGTGGGCACCGATGGCGCGGTGCGCCAGCTGCCGCAGGATCGTGCCAAGCGCGACGCCTCCGGCGTGCCGCTGGACGGCGTGATCGGCGCCCTGGGTACGGCCGTGCGCTGA
- a CDS encoding alkaline phosphatase family protein produces MTLSLPAATPGARSLTGVVPQLVAALSGASDWFAPARSAIVFTVDGLGAHNLAARLGHARFLAAHRTKKDVARTVFPSTTAAALTSLLTGADPGEHGIVGYRTRVPGTDAVVNQLKGWDDGSIDPDTWQRAEPLMSREAARGRPCFVVTRPEFGASGFTRATTRGARMHTAAGVGERAQLAADLAARHPGSLVYVYTPDLDGAGHKHGWQSEQWSTALEDVDAAVRELSRSLPNGVGAVVTADHGMVDVPRHRHVLLGEADPLLDGVRLIGGEPRMLHLYAEDGFAARVHTAWSAAESTRSWVLSRDEAIEAGLFGRVDAAVRPRIGDVVVAARGAVVYYDDRPADKAGQKMIGQHGSLSPEETTVPLIRLGAFA; encoded by the coding sequence ATGACACTCAGCCTACCGGCGGCCACGCCCGGAGCCCGCAGCCTCACCGGTGTCGTGCCGCAGCTGGTGGCCGCACTGTCGGGGGCATCTGACTGGTTCGCGCCGGCACGCAGCGCCATCGTCTTCACCGTCGACGGACTGGGCGCCCACAACCTCGCCGCTCGGCTGGGACACGCCCGGTTCTTGGCCGCCCACCGCACGAAGAAGGATGTCGCCCGCACGGTGTTCCCCTCGACGACGGCCGCGGCGCTGACCAGCCTGCTCACCGGCGCCGATCCGGGCGAGCACGGAATCGTGGGCTACCGGACCCGTGTGCCCGGCACCGATGCGGTGGTCAACCAGCTCAAGGGCTGGGACGACGGGTCGATCGATCCCGACACCTGGCAGCGCGCCGAGCCGCTGATGTCGCGGGAAGCCGCACGAGGACGCCCCTGCTTCGTGGTCACCCGTCCCGAGTTCGGGGCATCCGGATTCACGCGCGCGACCACGCGCGGAGCCCGGATGCACACGGCGGCCGGCGTCGGCGAGCGTGCTCAGCTGGCGGCGGATCTCGCGGCGCGGCATCCTGGATCCCTCGTCTACGTGTACACCCCCGATCTCGACGGCGCCGGACACAAGCACGGCTGGCAGTCCGAGCAGTGGTCGACGGCTCTCGAAGACGTCGACGCGGCCGTGCGCGAGCTCTCGCGCTCGTTGCCGAATGGGGTCGGTGCGGTGGTCACCGCCGATCACGGCATGGTGGACGTACCGCGACACCGGCACGTGCTGCTGGGCGAGGCAGACCCGTTGCTGGACGGGGTGCGGCTGATCGGCGGCGAGCCGCGGATGCTGCACCTGTACGCCGAAGACGGCTTCGCCGCACGCGTGCACACGGCGTGGTCCGCGGCCGAGAGCACGCGCTCCTGGGTTCTCTCGCGCGATGAGGCGATCGAGGCCGGACTTTTCGGCAGGGTGGATGCCGCAGTGCGCCCGCGCATCGGCGACGTCGTGGTGGCCGCGCGCGGCGCCGTCGTGTACTACGACGACCGTCCGGCCGACAAGGCAGGGCAGAAGATGATCGGCCAGCATGGATCGCTCAGTCCCGAAGAGACCACCGTGCCGCTGATCCGTCTGGGCGCGTTCGCCTGA
- a CDS encoding DUF7455 domain-containing protein has translation MNTLTTPEEQELAEYRLTAADRCDACGAQAYIAAVVNGSELLFCAHHGRKYEEKLRSVATSWHDETARLTATV, from the coding sequence ATGAACACTCTCACCACTCCGGAGGAGCAGGAACTCGCCGAGTACCGTCTGACCGCCGCCGACCGCTGCGATGCGTGCGGCGCTCAGGCGTACATCGCCGCTGTCGTCAATGGCAGCGAACTGCTCTTCTGCGCGCACCACGGCCGCAAGTATGAAGAGAAGCTACGCAGCGTGGCCACGTCGTGGCACGACGAGACGGCACGGCTGACCGCCACCGTCTGA
- a CDS encoding sugar-transfer associated ATP-grasp domain-containing protein codes for MKIDLDARVKYLMRRARRFSPSRVTGFARQIAREQGKWMPAVAIDMLFSAAFHDTAFIDYYEADFAALTRKERKTFMTSLVQHHIAVKLNDRGAAEVFNDKRRFHRRFADFTGREWLDLGQAGPDELAQFATRHPVLIAKEPISREGHGVFRYDAADVSDWPAFHTELVAKGQVLVEEAIVQHPSLAAYCAGTVNTTRLVSYFDGTDVHILSRVQKFGRGAVSDQFTWGGFFTMLDKDGHSVGRGHSGKNNTFYAVHPDSGLSIVEFQVPLWNEVVALIDRAARVVPEVPYVGWDVAVTPQGPVLIEGNWVPGLYETRVTATGIRTGSRPEHEAVMTW; via the coding sequence ATGAAGATCGACCTTGATGCCCGCGTGAAGTATCTGATGCGCCGGGCCCGCCGCTTCTCTCCGTCCCGCGTCACGGGCTTTGCCCGCCAGATCGCCCGGGAGCAGGGAAAGTGGATGCCGGCGGTGGCAATCGACATGCTTTTCAGCGCCGCGTTCCACGACACCGCGTTCATCGACTACTACGAGGCCGACTTCGCCGCGCTGACGCGCAAAGAGCGCAAGACGTTCATGACCTCGCTCGTGCAGCACCACATCGCCGTCAAGCTCAATGACCGCGGGGCGGCCGAGGTCTTCAACGACAAGCGGCGCTTTCACCGCCGGTTCGCCGACTTCACCGGTCGGGAGTGGCTCGATCTCGGCCAGGCAGGCCCCGACGAGCTCGCCCAGTTCGCCACGCGGCATCCTGTGCTCATCGCCAAAGAGCCGATCAGCCGCGAGGGCCACGGCGTCTTTCGATACGACGCCGCCGATGTGAGCGACTGGCCGGCGTTTCACACCGAACTGGTGGCGAAGGGCCAAGTGCTCGTCGAAGAGGCCATCGTGCAGCATCCCTCCCTCGCGGCATATTGCGCAGGAACCGTCAACACGACGCGCCTGGTGTCGTACTTCGACGGCACCGATGTGCACATCCTCTCGCGGGTGCAGAAGTTCGGGCGCGGCGCCGTCAGCGACCAGTTCACCTGGGGCGGGTTCTTCACGATGCTCGACAAAGACGGCCACTCCGTCGGGCGAGGGCATTCGGGCAAGAACAACACCTTCTACGCCGTGCACCCCGATTCCGGGCTCTCGATCGTGGAGTTCCAGGTGCCGCTGTGGAACGAGGTCGTCGCGCTCATCGACCGCGCCGCACGCGTCGTGCCCGAGGTGCCGTATGTCGGCTGGGATGTGGCCGTGACACCGCAGGGCCCCGTGCTCATCGAGGGCAACTGGGTGCCGGGCCTGTACGAGACCCGGGTCACCGCCACCGGCATCCGCACCGGTTCGCGCCCGGAGCACGAAGCCGTCATGACCTGGTGA
- a CDS encoding alanine racemase C-terminal domain-containing protein produces the protein MPDPQPVRALISVEALTRNARSAAGVADVRRDAFGHGLALCAPVLTASGLGLLGDGDSSEGEVVDPIQLWGLPGGSGVPVMSLHGSVLSTKILRAGEGVSYGYTFRAAVDTRVALVSGGYAQGIVREVGNRVQVGVAGTTAPIVGRVAMDACVIDIGDLEVACGDEVVFFGDPAAGEPGLAAWTEATGLTGAEIVSLAGARSRRRGVR, from the coding sequence GTGCCCGACCCGCAGCCCGTACGGGCGCTGATCTCAGTAGAAGCGCTCACGCGTAACGCCCGAAGCGCCGCAGGTGTCGCAGACGTGCGCCGCGATGCGTTCGGCCACGGCCTCGCCCTGTGCGCACCGGTGCTGACCGCGAGCGGTCTCGGCCTGCTGGGTGACGGTGACTCCTCGGAGGGCGAGGTCGTCGACCCGATTCAGCTGTGGGGATTGCCTGGTGGCAGCGGGGTGCCGGTGATGTCGTTGCACGGCAGTGTGCTCAGCACCAAGATCTTGCGCGCGGGTGAAGGGGTCTCATACGGCTACACATTCCGCGCCGCCGTCGACACTCGGGTGGCGCTTGTCTCGGGCGGGTACGCGCAGGGGATCGTCCGTGAGGTGGGCAACCGCGTGCAGGTCGGCGTCGCCGGGACCACCGCGCCCATCGTGGGCCGCGTGGCGATGGATGCCTGCGTCATCGACATCGGCGACCTTGAGGTCGCGTGCGGTGACGAGGTGGTCTTCTTCGGTGATCCTGCCGCAGGAGAGCCGGGACTGGCCGCCTGGACCGAGGCGACCGGGCTGACCGGCGCCGAGATTGTCAGCCTGGCAGGGGCCCGTTCCCGGCGTCGGGGGGTGCGATGA
- a CDS encoding alanine racemase — protein sequence MSARVEVDLEKFAANLRRIRETVAPASHMLVVKDDAYGHGLPALVSRAVAEHVEWFGAFDVSTALEVRVHGGEGPRVLAWTVYDDSDIDAAMDASLELGIGDSALLARVIARARARGLSARVHLKIDTGLHRNGFRVEEWTQAVAQARDAAAAGLLRIVGVWSHIAEASESEDDAARAAFLDAAAALPEAPVMRHLAASAAAFARPEFRFDLVRIGAYAYGIRPEGGPPDAELGIRPIATLFGTVVQIDGEQAVLDVGSLDGLDSRLAGRLEVGTPEGPRALLAVTATAARVAGWPGARVGDDVALFGGRAPSSATDAAELVGTIGEQLVLRISPRLPRRYC from the coding sequence ATGAGCGCCCGCGTCGAGGTCGATCTCGAGAAGTTTGCGGCGAATCTGCGCCGAATCCGCGAGACGGTCGCCCCCGCGTCGCACATGCTGGTCGTCAAAGACGATGCCTACGGCCACGGTCTGCCCGCACTCGTGTCGCGCGCGGTCGCCGAACACGTGGAGTGGTTCGGCGCCTTCGACGTGTCCACCGCCCTCGAGGTGCGTGTGCACGGCGGCGAGGGTCCCCGCGTTCTCGCCTGGACCGTCTACGACGACTCCGACATCGATGCAGCGATGGATGCCTCGCTCGAGCTCGGCATCGGCGACAGCGCTCTGCTGGCCCGTGTCATCGCGCGCGCACGTGCGCGTGGCCTGAGCGCGCGCGTGCACCTGAAGATCGACACCGGGCTGCACCGCAACGGATTTCGCGTCGAGGAATGGACGCAGGCTGTCGCGCAGGCACGGGATGCCGCCGCGGCCGGCCTGCTGCGGATCGTCGGGGTGTGGAGCCACATCGCCGAGGCGTCGGAGTCCGAAGACGACGCGGCGCGCGCGGCGTTCCTCGACGCGGCTGCGGCCTTGCCCGAGGCGCCGGTGATGCGCCACCTTGCGGCCAGCGCAGCGGCGTTCGCACGACCGGAATTCCGCTTCGATCTGGTACGGATCGGCGCGTACGCCTATGGCATCCGCCCCGAGGGCGGCCCGCCCGACGCCGAGCTGGGCATCCGCCCCATCGCCACCCTGTTCGGCACTGTCGTGCAGATCGACGGCGAGCAGGCGGTCCTGGATGTGGGAAGCCTCGACGGTCTTGATTCACGCCTGGCCGGCCGGCTCGAGGTCGGCACACCCGAGGGACCGCGGGCGCTGCTGGCCGTGACCGCGACCGCCGCACGGGTGGCGGGCTGGCCGGGTGCCCGGGTGGGCGACGATGTCGCACTGTTCGGCGGGCGGGCGCCGTCCTCTGCCACCGACGCCGCCGAGCTCGTGGGCACTATCGGCGAGCAACTTGTGCTCCGGATCTCGCCCCGGCTACCGCGGCGGTATTGCTAA